AATATGTCACCCACTAGTCGTAGTTATACACCTAATCCTAGTAATGCCAGTAACTCTCTAACCCAAATGCTATATAGTCCTAAGCAAAGTCGCAAAGTACAGCCCACTTCTTCGAATAGTATATTTCCGGCCAATATAGATTTGGCCCAAAAACAGCCCATTATACCGGCCTATTATGATGATAGTACCGCCAAGGCGGATCATCAGTTGTATGTTAATGGTTCGAGGAGACAAATGCTTTTGGCTCAGTCTCCTACACAGGATACGACACCCTCACTGTCGTATGCCTCTTTGCAAAATTCCAATCAAAATTTGAATTCCAGTTTAAAACACAATAACACCACAAGTTTGGGTTCGGCAGGCGGTAATGCCCTAAACAGTTCTTTAAGTAATAGTAACTATAGTTTAACcaatagtttaaataataataaaacacaagcGGCCATAAATAGTGGTGCTGGAGAGGGTCATTTTGCCCGCATACATTCCAAACCCAAACCGGCCAAATCGTCCAGTTATAGTAGTTTTAAACATGCAAATGCTGCAGTGGCTGCTGCTGCTAACACAGGCCCCTCCTCTTTAAATGGGCAACGTGCTGATATAAAATATTCCcaaatttttaacgaaaaccCTAGCCATCAATTTGATGAGTCCTTTGAGGAGGATAACTTCTCCATACATAATCTTAAAACCGATGAGGGTGTTACCTATGTACCCTTTACCAAACCCACTCCCGGTAATTACTTTCTAACACCATCCACACAATTGCCAGAGAATAATAATTCACCCAATTCTTTGAATTCCTTGAACTCACAAAGTTCTCTCAACAATAACAGCAATCACCAACAACAGCATTTGCGCACAAGTCCGAATAATAATACGTCACAAATGTCTCAACATAATTATCATGACAATTCTGGTATTTTACTAGAACATGGTGCTATCTTACAGCCCCTAACACCGCATGACTTAAATCCAGCTCAGAGAGCTTTATACCAGCAAAATGGTTTGCCCTTCCATCCAGCCTATTCGCCTACACCGTATAGGCAAAATTCAGCCTGTCCGGCCCAAAAGCAAACCCCTAGACCTACTAATATACCGTTGCCTAAAGTGCCCGCCACTTATGAAGCGGAATTTTTGTCCCCCTCGGCGGTAACACCACCGCCACCACCCCAGCCCAGACCACATATATTTCAGCCTCGTACCGGCACGGCACCCTATCCGGATCTCTCGCCTGAGGTAACCGAACGTTATGCCATGCCCACTCAATATATACCGAGATCACCGGTAGCTTCGCGTATAGCTAGACGTCAGCGTCAGCAGCATGCGCACAATGAACGATCTCATGTTCCCATTAATAGTTCTGCAAACTTTTGCGATCAAATACGTGATACACCACCCGGTTATGCAGCCGATAGTGCCTCCATGCACACCTATACCATTTCAAAGGCCCGTTCACACGATCGTTTGTCCTCGTCACGCAATGCCAACGGTTCGTTGCGAGACAAAGAACGATCGTCGGCAATGACCAATAATAAAGACAGCCAGCCGCCTGATCAAGAGGAGCTGGCTCCGCATGTCAATCGTCGTAGTGGCCGCAGAGATGGTGTTAAAATACGTCCTCGTTCATATTGTAATTCCATGTCAGGTGGTGAGGGTGTTATTAGAACTAATATATCTAATGATCGTAAATTGGGTTTTGCCGCCTAGAGATTTTTTTCATTCGTATTTATTAAGAGtagttagtttaaattttttgataactAATAAGAGTAATAAGAGAAATTTGtccaaaatt
The window above is part of the Lucilia cuprina isolate Lc7/37 chromosome 6, ASM2204524v1, whole genome shotgun sequence genome. Proteins encoded here:
- the LOC111678173 gene encoding sodium/potassium-transporting ATPase subunit beta-1-interacting protein is translated as IGFYGAYHFRIKYIITYLIWNFLWIGWNSFLICFYLNVGTLDRDSDLLNLGTGSVSWFEVNGYGCKPIYNTNITSEDPYRPIRPETVDDCLLTYDIVEVVQSGVQCVLAFFGILGAILISYIFLDEDDRFDFMNGDAKSPQHTVVHPMYVSYTSIPTSASATMLSNKHQNQNLNNHTHHNSLSKSNHHLSNSNHAICTNTTTSTTTPTATKKKFSSSSQHQTSLHKQILTSTATTNHNNANYNSNNNKNNNSNQHSNSISHSNRNSHNSNNNANNSNCNTFLIHTHHNNSNHHHHQQQLQQQYSNSQGRREGSFNGSLVSNSSQFEPFNTGSSHHHRRGRHRNMSPTSRSYTPNPSNASNSLTQMLYSPKQSRKVQPTSSNSIFPANIDLAQKQPIIPAYYDDSTAKADHQLYVNGSRRQMLLAQSPTQDTTPSLSYASLQNSNQNLNSSLKHNNTTSLGSAGGNALNSSLSNSNYSLTNSLNNNKTQAAINSGAGEGHFARIHSKPKPAKSSSYSSFKHANAAVAAAANTGPSSLNGQRADIKYSQIFNENPSHQFDESFEEDNFSIHNLKTDEGVTYVPFTKPTPGNYFLTPSTQLPENNNSPNSLNSLNSQSSLNNNSNHQQQHLRTSPNNNTSQMSQHNYHDNSGILLEHGAILQPLTPHDLNPAQRALYQQNGLPFHPAYSPTPYRQNSACPAQKQTPRPTNIPLPKVPATYEAEFLSPSAVTPPPPPQPRPHIFQPRTGTAPYPDLSPEVTERYAMPTQYIPRSPVASRIARRQRQQHAHNERSHVPINSSANFCDQIRDTPPGYAADSASMHTYTISKARSHDRLSSSRNANGSLRDKERSSAMTNNKDSQPPDQEELAPHVNRRSGRRDGVKIRPRSYCNSMSGGEGVIRTNISNDRKLGFAA